From the genome of Gammaproteobacteria bacterium, one region includes:
- a CDS encoding lysophospholipid acyltransferase family protein, which translates to MTDKPDNNAASDSLAPRRLTTGRRVTHMAAPLIGGLAKLFWRSCRIERVLGEANAEAALASGKSIIPCYWHQRQLFCVRYVLGLQARGLKLGFLVSPSLDGELATRVIHTWGAQSIRGSSTRTGAQAMRDLYQAIRRDGISPVTTPDGPRGPPYAFKSGTVMLAQLSGAPMLPLSYAARTEWHLRSWDRFVIPRPFTRVVIAVGKPRAVERGVPANALEPIRQEMEDALNALSQEAADAL; encoded by the coding sequence GTGACGGACAAGCCAGACAACAATGCCGCGTCAGACTCACTCGCGCCTCGCCGCCTGACCACAGGCCGTCGCGTAACCCATATGGCCGCGCCGCTAATCGGCGGGCTGGCGAAACTCTTCTGGCGCAGCTGCCGCATCGAGCGCGTACTGGGAGAGGCAAACGCGGAGGCCGCGCTGGCGAGCGGCAAGTCCATCATTCCCTGTTACTGGCATCAGCGACAATTGTTCTGTGTGCGCTACGTGCTGGGATTGCAGGCGCGCGGGCTCAAGCTAGGTTTTTTGGTGAGCCCTTCCCTGGACGGCGAACTGGCCACGCGGGTCATCCACACCTGGGGCGCGCAGTCTATCCGCGGCTCGTCGACCCGCACCGGCGCACAGGCCATGCGCGATTTATATCAGGCCATCAGGCGCGACGGCATTTCGCCCGTCACCACGCCGGACGGCCCCCGCGGCCCGCCCTATGCATTCAAATCCGGCACAGTAATGCTCGCGCAGCTCTCTGGCGCGCCAATGCTGCCGCTCTCGTATGCCGCCAGAACAGAATGGCATTTACGGAGTTGGGACAGGTTTGTCATCCCGCGCCCGTTTACCCGCGTGGTGATCGCCGTCGGCAAACCCCGAGCCGTGGAGCGAGGCGTGCCCGCGAACGCGCTGGAGCCGATTCGTCAGGAGATGGAAGATGCGCTGAACGCGTTGTCCCAGGAAGCCGCGGACGCGCTGTGA